One Proteinivorax tanatarense DNA segment encodes these proteins:
- a CDS encoding DUF362 domain-containing protein, whose product MSSKVYFSDFVTGSKKNNIPNKIRALFDKVKAPDILSDNDATAVKLHFGEKGTNTFIHPVFVRQVVDKIRECNAKPFLTDTNTLYTGSRTNSHDHIQSAIENGFAYSVVNAPIIIADGLYSKNSVDINIKGKHFDNVKIAGDIYNANSMVVLSHVKGHGLAGFGGTLKNLAMGCATAAGKQMQHSDSKPKVMDEDCVGCQLCLNNCPVDTISIEAKKAKIDDEKCIGCGECTTVCPKRAIEVQWETDSRIFVEKMAEYAYGAIENKKDKVVYFNFVMNVTPLCDCVPWSDVPIVNDVGILASFDPVAIDQASLDLIDQQVGNKHSQLVKNLEKGEDKFGALHKDVDGRVILEYGEQLGMGSRKYEIIKV is encoded by the coding sequence ATGAGCAGTAAGGTGTACTTTTCAGACTTTGTAACTGGCAGCAAGAAAAATAACATTCCCAATAAAATTAGAGCTCTTTTTGATAAAGTCAAAGCTCCAGATATTTTATCGGATAATGATGCAACTGCAGTAAAGTTACATTTTGGAGAAAAAGGAACTAATACCTTTATACACCCAGTTTTTGTGAGGCAAGTGGTGGATAAAATTAGAGAGTGTAATGCCAAGCCTTTTTTAACAGATACCAACACATTATACACGGGCAGTAGAACTAATAGTCATGACCATATCCAAAGTGCCATTGAAAATGGTTTTGCTTATTCTGTAGTAAACGCACCGATAATCATTGCCGACGGACTCTATAGCAAAAACTCTGTTGATATAAATATAAAGGGTAAACACTTTGATAATGTTAAAATTGCTGGTGATATTTATAATGCCAACTCTATGGTTGTCCTCAGTCATGTCAAAGGTCATGGACTAGCAGGGTTTGGAGGCACCCTTAAAAACTTAGCTATGGGCTGTGCAACAGCTGCCGGTAAACAAATGCAGCACTCTGATTCTAAACCAAAGGTAATGGATGAAGATTGCGTTGGGTGCCAACTTTGCCTCAATAATTGCCCTGTTGATACTATCAGCATAGAAGCCAAAAAAGCCAAAATCGATGATGAAAAATGTATCGGCTGTGGAGAATGCACAACAGTTTGTCCAAAACGAGCTATAGAAGTGCAATGGGAAACAGATTCCCGTATTTTCGTTGAAAAAATGGCGGAGTATGCCTATGGAGCTATTGAAAATAAAAAAGATAAGGTGGTTTATTTTAATTTTGTTATGAATGTAACCCCTTTATGTGATTGTGTTCCTTGGAGTGATGTTCCTATCGTCAATGATGTTGGAATTCTAGCATCTTTTGATCCTGTGGCTATAGACCAAGCATCGTTGGATTTGATTGATCAACAGGTAGGAAACAAGCACAGCCAACTTGTTAAAAATCTTGAAAAAGGAGAGGATAAGTTCGGAGCTTTACATAAAGATGTAGATGGAAGAGTAATTTTAGAATACGGAGAACAACTGG
- the pcrA gene encoding DNA helicase PcrA, with translation MDILDNLNPEQREGVETTEGPVLLIAGAGSGKTRVLTHRIAHLIGTQKAKPWQILAITFTNKAAKEMKERVSDLVYGSEDMWISTFHAACVRILRREAKHLGYDNNFNIYDTSDKLKVIKDCAKELDIDTKKITPRSIASAISNAKNQLLSAKDYQGSNLYEKQIEKIYKMYDRRVKANNAMDFDDLIFETVRLFRLNPDILERYQQQFKYIMVDEYQDTNHSQYLLVNFLAKGHKNICVVGDDDQSIYLFRGADVANILDFEKDYPDAKVIKLERNYRSTQCILSVANEVIKHNEGRKGKNLWTENCAGEKPVFFHGTDHIDEIQFIADEITKEQAKGRKLSDFTILIRANALTRSIEDILLKRDIPYQIFAGTEFFNRKEIKDVMAYLSIISNPADDLSLTRIINVPRRGIGNKTVERLAAVADEKNKTLFEVLKEDADGIVSRGKDKIKQLVMLIENLQEMSQYLNVTDLLDETVNRSGYRNMLQSDKTDEAKIRLENIEELFTVTKEFDNTHGGNLDEFLQQNSLASDTDESEREDSVKIMTLHSAKGLEFPVVFIAGFEERLFPHIRSMEDPKELQEERRLCYVGITRAKEKLYITAAQSRALYGRVERNKVSRFLEEVPKNLIEDKSIKKYSMDNLYSQSGPQRANVNSFKMPQKQNIDMAYKVGMLVEHKKFGQGIITEIKSLGEDQKITINFEKVGSKALMASFAPLTVVEG, from the coding sequence ATGGATATTTTAGATAATTTAAATCCTGAGCAAAGAGAAGGAGTAGAAACTACGGAAGGACCAGTACTTCTTATCGCTGGGGCTGGTAGCGGCAAAACAAGGGTGTTAACTCATCGGATAGCTCATTTGATAGGTACCCAAAAAGCAAAACCATGGCAAATTTTAGCTATAACTTTTACCAATAAGGCAGCAAAGGAAATGAAAGAAAGAGTTTCGGATTTGGTTTATGGTAGTGAAGATATGTGGATATCAACCTTTCATGCAGCCTGTGTCCGAATACTTCGCAGAGAAGCAAAGCATTTAGGATATGATAATAATTTTAATATTTATGACACTTCTGATAAACTAAAAGTCATCAAAGACTGTGCTAAAGAGTTAGACATAGATACCAAAAAAATTACTCCCCGTTCTATTGCCTCAGCAATAAGCAATGCAAAAAATCAGTTGCTATCAGCTAAAGACTACCAAGGTTCAAACCTCTATGAAAAACAAATAGAAAAAATATATAAAATGTATGACAGGCGAGTAAAAGCAAATAATGCTATGGATTTTGACGATTTGATTTTTGAAACAGTAAGGTTGTTTAGGCTTAATCCCGATATTTTAGAACGTTATCAACAACAGTTCAAATACATAATGGTGGATGAATATCAGGATACCAATCATAGTCAATACTTGTTGGTTAATTTTTTAGCAAAAGGTCATAAAAATATATGTGTTGTTGGCGATGATGATCAGTCAATTTACCTGTTTAGAGGAGCAGATGTAGCTAACATCTTAGATTTTGAAAAAGATTATCCAGATGCAAAGGTGATAAAACTAGAGAGAAACTACCGATCTACCCAATGCATCTTGAGCGTTGCAAACGAAGTTATAAAGCATAACGAAGGTAGAAAAGGGAAAAATCTGTGGACGGAAAATTGTGCAGGAGAAAAACCTGTTTTTTTCCATGGGACAGACCATATTGACGAAATTCAGTTTATAGCTGATGAAATCACTAAGGAGCAAGCAAAGGGGAGAAAGCTGTCAGACTTTACTATTTTAATCAGGGCAAATGCCTTGACCCGTTCTATTGAAGACATTTTATTGAAAAGAGATATACCCTATCAAATTTTTGCTGGAACCGAGTTTTTTAACCGCAAGGAAATAAAGGATGTCATGGCTTACTTATCGATTATATCAAATCCCGCTGATGACTTAAGTTTAACAAGAATTATCAATGTTCCTAGAAGAGGTATAGGAAATAAAACAGTAGAACGGTTGGCAGCTGTGGCAGATGAGAAAAACAAGACGTTATTTGAGGTTTTAAAAGAAGATGCCGATGGTATAGTATCTAGAGGTAAAGACAAGATTAAGCAGCTAGTGATGTTGATTGAAAATTTACAGGAAATGTCCCAGTATCTTAATGTCACGGACCTTTTAGATGAGACTGTTAACAGAAGTGGGTATAGAAACATGCTTCAGTCTGATAAAACCGATGAAGCAAAAATTAGGTTAGAGAATATAGAAGAGTTATTTACTGTTACTAAAGAATTTGATAATACACATGGCGGTAATTTAGATGAGTTTTTACAACAGAACTCTTTAGCATCTGATACAGATGAAAGTGAAAGGGAAGATAGTGTTAAAATAATGACACTTCACAGTGCAAAGGGTTTAGAATTCCCAGTTGTATTTATTGCTGGATTTGAAGAAAGGCTTTTCCCCCATATTAGATCCATGGAAGACCCCAAAGAACTACAGGAAGAAAGAAGGCTTTGTTATGTGGGAATTACTAGAGCGAAGGAAAAGCTCTATATAACAGCGGCACAAAGTAGAGCTTTATATGGAAGAGTGGAAAGAAACAAAGTTTCCAGATTTTTAGAAGAAGTACCTAAAAACTTAATAGAAGATAAAAGTATTAAAAAATATTCTATGGATAACCTATACAGTCAAAGCGGTCCACAAAGGGCAAATGTTAACTCTTTTAAGATGCCTCAAAAACAAAATATAGATATGGCATACAAGGTAGGTATGTTAGTGGAGCATAAAAAGTTTGGACAGGGTATAATAACAGAAATAAAATCATTGGGAGAAGACCAAAAAATAACAATAAACTTTGAAAAAGTAGGATCAAAAGCTCTAATGGCAAGCTTTGCACCTTTGACGGTAGTAGAGGGGTAG
- the ligA gene encoding NAD-dependent DNA ligase LigA: protein MAKKRIKELTDLLSKYDYHYHVLDKPLVDDPTYDGLLAELVKLEKQHPEYALSHSPTQRVGGKVLEGFDTVQHNIPMLSLGNAFNLSDLQDFAKRAQKKIGDSTLTYVAELKIDGLAVTLRYENGKLVRGATRGDGQVGEDITENLKKIKSIPLQLTRAVNIEVRGEVYMPKTSFDRLNEQRKKDDKPQFANPRNAAAGTLRQLDTSIVANRNLSVYFYSIANSDEFGNTHSENLEALKELGFKVNSNYQLFNSIEDVALYCERWQQKREELPYEIDGIVIKIDSLSIQKELGFTAKSPRWAIAFKFPAQRSFSVLKDVTFTVGRTGTITPTAILDPVKLAGTTVSRASLHNEDYIAQKDIRIGDTVVVQKAGDIIPEIVEVINDNRIGKEQKLKMPTECPACKKEAVRLPEEAALRCINPQCTAQIKERIIHFSSRGAMDIDGLGPAVVEQLYDNNLVKNVADLYTLEVDELIKLERFREKSAQNLVNAIENSKKQPLSKLLFGLGIRFVGQKAGRIIAERFESIDHLIEADKEDLEEVPEIGEKIAQSVTDFFSQAQARDIVKRLKEYGVNTAQPKTQTTSSALSGKTVVLTGSLTQLTRKEAKEQIEKLGGKITGSVSKKTDVVIAGENAGSKLDKAKELGISIQNEDYLIKIIKS, encoded by the coding sequence ATGGCAAAAAAAAGGATAAAAGAACTGACAGATTTGTTATCTAAATATGACTATCATTACCATGTACTTGACAAACCATTAGTAGATGATCCAACCTATGATGGACTTTTAGCTGAATTAGTTAAACTGGAAAAACAACATCCTGAATATGCTTTATCACATTCTCCAACCCAACGGGTGGGTGGTAAAGTTTTGGAAGGATTTGACACAGTACAGCATAACATACCGATGCTTAGTCTAGGCAACGCATTTAACCTCTCTGACTTGCAGGACTTTGCAAAAAGGGCTCAGAAAAAAATAGGTGATTCAACGCTAACATATGTAGCCGAACTAAAAATAGACGGTCTTGCTGTTACATTAAGATATGAAAATGGGAAACTGGTAAGGGGTGCTACAAGAGGTGACGGTCAAGTAGGAGAAGATATTACCGAAAACCTTAAAAAAATCAAAAGTATTCCTCTGCAATTAACAAGAGCTGTAAACATTGAAGTGCGGGGTGAAGTGTATATGCCTAAAACTTCTTTTGACAGATTGAATGAGCAGAGAAAAAAAGATGACAAGCCTCAGTTTGCAAACCCTAGAAATGCTGCCGCAGGGACATTGAGGCAGTTGGACACCTCTATTGTAGCTAACAGAAACTTATCAGTGTATTTTTACTCTATTGCAAACAGTGATGAATTTGGTAATACTCATAGCGAAAACTTAGAAGCTCTAAAAGAATTGGGCTTTAAAGTGAATTCTAACTACCAACTTTTTAACTCCATCGAAGATGTAGCTTTGTACTGTGAGAGATGGCAACAGAAAAGAGAAGAATTACCATATGAAATTGATGGTATAGTTATAAAAATAGATTCTTTGTCAATCCAAAAGGAGTTAGGATTTACAGCTAAAAGTCCTAGATGGGCAATAGCTTTTAAATTTCCTGCCCAACGTTCTTTTTCTGTGCTTAAAGATGTTACCTTTACAGTGGGAAGGACGGGAACTATAACACCAACAGCTATTTTAGATCCAGTAAAATTAGCTGGGACTACCGTTAGCAGAGCTTCTTTGCACAATGAAGATTATATAGCACAAAAAGATATTAGGATAGGAGATACTGTGGTAGTTCAGAAGGCTGGAGATATTATTCCAGAGATTGTTGAGGTAATAAATGATAACCGCATTGGCAAAGAACAAAAATTAAAAATGCCTACAGAGTGCCCCGCCTGTAAAAAAGAAGCAGTTAGGCTCCCAGAAGAAGCGGCTTTAAGATGTATAAACCCACAGTGTACGGCACAAATCAAAGAGAGAATAATCCATTTTTCTTCAAGGGGAGCTATGGATATTGACGGTCTTGGTCCGGCTGTTGTCGAACAACTTTACGACAATAATTTAGTAAAGAATGTTGCTGATTTATATACTTTAGAGGTCGATGAACTTATTAAACTAGAACGATTTAGAGAAAAGTCAGCCCAAAACCTTGTAAATGCTATTGAAAATTCAAAAAAACAGCCCCTTAGCAAGCTATTATTTGGGTTAGGGATAAGGTTTGTAGGACAGAAGGCAGGAAGAATAATAGCTGAAAGGTTTGAAAGTATAGATCATCTAATAGAAGCTGACAAGGAAGACTTAGAAGAAGTACCTGAAATAGGTGAGAAAATAGCCCAAAGTGTCACTGACTTTTTTTCTCAAGCTCAAGCACGGGATATAGTTAAAAGACTGAAGGAATATGGTGTAAATACAGCACAACCTAAAACACAGACAACTAGTAGTGCTTTATCTGGAAAAACTGTCGTATTAACCGGTTCTTTAACTCAACTAACTCGTAAAGAGGCTAAAGAACAGATAGAAAAGCTAGGTGGCAAAATTACTGGTTCTGTAAGTAAAAAAACAGATGTAGTAATTGCTGGAGAAAATGCTGGAAGCAAGCTGGATAAAGCTAAAGAGCTGGGAATATCAATACAAAATGAAGATTACCTAATTAAAATCATTAAAAGCTAA
- a CDS encoding flavin reductase family protein: MSQIQKALDKIPVPVTLVGAYNEEGHNVITVSWFTQVSQEPSLIMVSISPSSSIIPVISETKEFVVSLLPQDNEQVARICGHTRENVTDKIKEAKLTVKDGNKLNVPLIEQAIVNFECKVTNQYTAGDHNVIIANVVSADKIKEEKPMVFYDRDLVAIDNSQST, from the coding sequence ATGAGTCAAATTCAAAAAGCTTTAGATAAGATTCCTGTGCCAGTTACATTAGTAGGTGCATATAATGAAGAAGGTCATAATGTAATTACTGTCTCTTGGTTTACCCAAGTTTCACAGGAGCCTAGTTTAATAATGGTCAGTATCTCACCAAGTAGCTCTATAATCCCTGTTATTTCAGAAACTAAAGAGTTTGTAGTATCTCTTTTGCCCCAAGATAACGAACAAGTAGCTAGGATTTGCGGCCATACTCGGGAAAATGTAACTGATAAAATAAAAGAGGCAAAATTAACAGTTAAAGATGGGAATAAACTTAATGTTCCCTTGATTGAACAAGCAATTGTAAACTTTGAGTGTAAAGTAACAAATCAATATACAGCAGGAGATCATAACGTTATAATCGCTAACGTTGTTTCTGCAGATAAAATAAAAGAAGAAAAACCAATGGTGTTTTACGACAGAGACCTTGTAGCAATAGATAACAGTCAATCAACTTAA
- the gatC gene encoding Asp-tRNA(Asn)/Glu-tRNA(Gln) amidotransferase subunit GatC, with translation MSKEELKELARISMLEIRPEEMNEYIKELDQVLSYADNLKKLDLEDVQPTERGCGHCTMRHDKVEPNKGENLFKNNITSIEHGFVKVEQVNDRGKKGGAD, from the coding sequence GTGTCAAAAGAAGAGTTAAAGGAACTGGCAAGAATAAGCATGCTAGAAATTAGGCCAGAAGAAATGAACGAATATATTAAAGAGTTAGATCAGGTTTTGTCCTATGCTGACAATTTAAAGAAATTGGACCTTGAAGATGTACAGCCAACAGAGCGGGGCTGTGGTCATTGTACAATGAGACATGATAAAGTAGAGCCAAATAAGGGGGAAAATTTATTTAAAAACAATATCACTAGTATAGAGCATGGGTTCGTAAAAGTTGAACAAGTAAATGATAGGGGGAAAAAAGGTGGAGCTGACTAA
- the gatA gene encoding Asp-tRNA(Asn)/Glu-tRNA(Gln) amidotransferase subunit GatA, with the protein MELTKLSIQQLISGYKNKNFSALEVTEQYLKNIKEKNKDLGAYIKTTDDIALAKAEERFNDKAIPMAVKDNINVCDVATTCASKIFKSYIPSHNATVIERLNDHCLLLGKTNMDEFAMGSSNETSAFFPVKNPWDQRRVSGGSSGGSAAAVAADLTCFALGSDTGGSIRQPSSFCGVVGLRPTYGLVSRHGLVAVASSMDQIGTITKTVEDSAYVLSKIAGRDKKDPVTTSNKIEDYSAALKGEMQEVRIGLPKQFFTDYTHSEINKKLNKAITTLEQLGAKLVEVNLPHIPYSVSAYTLICAAEAWSNLARIDGLRHGEKTFEEDYLKNSIQSRTEGFGVEVKRRILLGAYILNSSNNNDYYLKAQKVRTLVKKDFQKAFQQCDVILGPTTPSTAFKLEEKHDPLTMYLHDSYTTPVSLAGLPAISLPCGQDSKGMPIGLQLIAPAFSEGILFNVGNNFQQATDYHKRKIE; encoded by the coding sequence GTGGAGCTGACTAAGTTATCAATTCAACAGCTTATTTCTGGATATAAAAACAAAAATTTTTCAGCTTTAGAGGTTACAGAGCAATATTTAAAAAATATAAAAGAAAAAAACAAAGACTTAGGGGCGTATATAAAGACAACAGATGACATTGCTTTGGCCAAAGCAGAAGAAAGGTTTAATGATAAAGCGATACCAATGGCTGTTAAGGATAACATAAATGTATGTGATGTGGCCACTACTTGTGCCTCAAAAATCTTTAAAAGCTACATCCCCTCCCATAATGCTACAGTAATTGAAAGATTAAATGATCATTGCTTATTACTAGGAAAAACTAATATGGATGAATTTGCTATGGGCTCATCTAATGAGACATCAGCTTTTTTTCCTGTAAAAAATCCTTGGGATCAAAGGAGAGTAAGCGGTGGCTCGAGCGGGGGATCGGCGGCGGCTGTCGCTGCTGACCTTACATGTTTTGCTTTAGGTTCTGATACCGGTGGGTCTATAAGACAACCGTCATCTTTCTGTGGTGTGGTTGGACTTAGGCCAACGTATGGTTTAGTATCCCGACATGGCTTAGTTGCTGTAGCATCTTCGATGGATCAGATAGGAACTATAACTAAGACAGTGGAAGATAGTGCTTACGTACTTTCTAAAATAGCTGGACGAGATAAAAAAGACCCAGTAACAACAAGCAATAAAATCGAAGACTATTCAGCAGCCCTCAAAGGTGAAATGCAAGAAGTTAGAATTGGACTACCAAAGCAATTTTTTACAGACTATACCCATAGTGAAATTAACAAAAAATTAAATAAAGCTATAACAACATTAGAGCAATTAGGAGCAAAACTAGTGGAAGTAAACTTGCCCCATATCCCTTATAGTGTTTCAGCTTATACATTGATTTGTGCGGCAGAAGCGTGGTCTAACTTGGCTAGGATTGATGGTTTAAGACATGGAGAGAAAACTTTTGAAGAAGATTATCTTAAAAACTCAATTCAATCTAGAACTGAAGGTTTTGGTGTGGAAGTAAAAAGACGGATTTTGCTAGGGGCATATATATTAAATTCATCTAATAATAATGATTACTATCTAAAGGCTCAAAAGGTTCGCACTTTAGTCAAAAAAGATTTTCAAAAAGCTTTTCAACAATGTGACGTTATTTTAGGTCCAACTACACCTAGTACAGCATTTAAGCTAGAGGAGAAACATGATCCATTGACTATGTATTTACATGATAGCTATACAACACCCGTTAGCTTGGCAGGGCTACCAGCGATATCTTTACCCTGTGGTCAGGATAGTAAAGGCATGCCTATAGGTCTACAACTTATAGCACCTGCTTTTAGCGAGGGTATTTTATTTAACGTAGGAAATAATTTTCAACAAGCAACTGATTATCATAAAAGGAAGATAGAATAA
- the gatB gene encoding Asp-tRNA(Asn)/Glu-tRNA(Gln) amidotransferase subunit GatB, with the protein MEYFETVIGVEIHAELKTESKVFCSCPTQFGAPPNTQVCPICLGFVGSLPMLNKKALDLALKAALALNCSIEQQSNFDRKSYFSPDLPKGYQITQYYEPLASNGYVELEIGGKKKVIGIRQIHIEEDAAKQVVKQGYRLLDFNRAGIGLIEIVSYPDISDEQEAMEFVKKVKTTLQHLEISDCKLEEGSLRFDVNISIKPHKSGSLGTKTEIKNLNSIKALGKAIDYEKTRQRELMEKRETVKQQTLRWDEANNKCQILRNKESARGYNYFPEPDVLPVQLSKSFIQHAKSKIGRLPEENKEKLMKMGLPKGDASLITSNKEVYDFWNETIVYCDDLNLVTNWIKSEVFRYAKDKSKIREHVTPKRLALLLDLLKLGKISHQGAKKVFRLMWYHDKQPEQIVNELNLNLENDQTKMELTIDQVLAQYPKSIEDFKQGKDRALDFLVGQAIKKSKGKLEPQKVKQLIIKKLDYVTK; encoded by the coding sequence ATGGAGTATTTTGAAACCGTTATTGGAGTAGAGATTCATGCAGAATTAAAAACTGAATCTAAAGTATTTTGCAGTTGCCCAACTCAGTTTGGAGCGCCACCTAACACACAGGTTTGCCCAATTTGCTTAGGTTTTGTTGGCTCACTTCCAATGCTAAATAAAAAAGCTTTAGATCTTGCCCTAAAAGCTGCACTAGCTTTAAATTGTAGTATAGAGCAACAAAGTAACTTTGACAGAAAAAGTTATTTTTCTCCTGATTTACCTAAGGGTTACCAAATAACACAATATTATGAGCCATTAGCATCTAATGGTTATGTAGAATTAGAAATTGGCGGTAAAAAAAAAGTTATTGGTATTCGACAGATACATATCGAAGAAGATGCAGCAAAACAAGTAGTAAAACAGGGGTACAGGCTTTTAGATTTTAATAGAGCTGGGATAGGGCTTATTGAAATTGTCTCTTATCCAGATATTTCTGATGAACAAGAAGCCATGGAATTTGTTAAAAAAGTAAAAACAACTTTGCAACATCTAGAAATTTCTGACTGCAAATTGGAAGAGGGTAGCTTAAGATTTGATGTTAATATTTCTATAAAACCACATAAATCAGGTAGTTTAGGCACAAAAACTGAGATAAAAAACTTAAACTCGATAAAAGCACTAGGCAAAGCTATAGATTATGAAAAGACTAGGCAGCGAGAATTAATGGAAAAAAGAGAGACGGTCAAACAACAAACACTTAGATGGGATGAAGCAAATAATAAATGTCAAATTTTAAGAAATAAGGAATCGGCGAGGGGATATAACTATTTTCCTGAACCAGATGTTTTACCGGTTCAATTGAGCAAAAGCTTTATCCAGCATGCTAAAAGCAAAATAGGTCGACTTCCTGAAGAGAACAAAGAAAAACTTATGAAAATGGGGCTTCCAAAAGGGGATGCTTCGCTAATAACTTCTAATAAAGAAGTGTACGATTTTTGGAACGAAACTATTGTGTACTGTGATGATTTAAACTTAGTTACCAATTGGATAAAAAGCGAGGTGTTTAGGTACGCAAAGGATAAAAGTAAAATACGGGAGCATGTAACACCTAAAAGATTAGCATTGCTGCTAGATCTATTAAAATTGGGAAAGATATCTCACCAAGGAGCTAAAAAGGTTTTCAGACTGATGTGGTATCACGACAAACAGCCGGAGCAAATAGTAAATGAACTTAATTTAAATTTAGAAAACGACCAAACTAAAATGGAGCTAACAATAGACCAAGTGTTAGCACAATATCCAAAATCTATAGAGGATTTTAAACAGGGCAAAGATAGAGCTTTAGATTTTTTAGTAGGACAGGCTATTAAAAAGTCAAAAGGTAAATTAGAGCCTCAAAAGGTAAAACAGTTAATTATAAAAAAGTTAGACTATGTTACAAAGTAA
- a CDS encoding sodium-dependent transporter, with protein sequence MANKDREQWGSRIGFILAAAGSAIGLGNIWRFPTVVGQSGGGAFLLVYLIITFLVGIPLMIAELTIGRRGQTNIVGSFKKVAGDNWGIIGALGVAAGFIILSFYSVIAGWGVAYIFKFLTGELANLGAEEVGNVFNELTSNPIVPIFWHGIFMSMTIGIVILGIDKGIEKASKLLMPILLVLLVLLAIRSVTLDGAMEGVSWYLRPNFAAIDRHIILSALGQAFFSFSLGMGAILTYGSYLPKKENIPGSAVYIAIFDIFIAVLAGFIIIPAVFAFGLEPGSGPPLIFITLPAVFGAMPAGTFFGLLFFVLLTIAAVTSAISLLEVVVAYFIDELKWDRKKASLLAGLAIFILGIPSSLSMGVMSDNLIFGMPFLDFMDYFASNVLLTLGGLFTAIVIGWVWKTSNAISEIEKSGDKFLLATPWAFLIKWIMPVVLLVIIVNGLFF encoded by the coding sequence TTGGCTAACAAAGATCGTGAACAATGGGGTAGTCGTATAGGATTTATTTTGGCTGCTGCTGGTAGCGCAATAGGACTTGGGAATATATGGAGATTCCCCACTGTGGTAGGACAAAGTGGTGGCGGAGCTTTTTTACTGGTGTACCTAATTATTACATTTTTGGTTGGAATACCTTTAATGATTGCCGAGTTAACAATAGGTAGAAGAGGTCAGACCAACATAGTAGGGTCCTTTAAGAAAGTTGCAGGCGATAACTGGGGAATTATAGGAGCTTTAGGAGTAGCTGCAGGGTTTATTATACTGTCTTTCTATTCTGTAATAGCAGGATGGGGTGTGGCTTATATATTTAAGTTTTTAACAGGTGAACTTGCAAACTTAGGGGCAGAAGAAGTTGGAAATGTGTTTAACGAGTTAACATCAAACCCAATTGTTCCTATATTTTGGCATGGTATTTTTATGTCTATGACAATTGGTATTGTGATATTGGGTATAGATAAAGGAATAGAAAAAGCAAGCAAACTGTTGATGCCTATTTTATTAGTTCTTCTTGTGCTATTAGCAATAAGGAGCGTCACTTTAGATGGAGCAATGGAAGGTGTATCTTGGTATTTGCGCCCAAACTTTGCGGCGATAGATAGACATATAATACTGAGCGCTTTAGGCCAAGCCTTTTTCAGCTTTAGTTTGGGTATGGGAGCTATATTAACTTATGGTAGCTATTTACCTAAAAAAGAAAACATTCCAGGAAGTGCTGTATATATAGCAATATTTGATATATTTATAGCTGTGTTGGCAGGTTTTATAATAATACCAGCTGTGTTTGCTTTTGGATTAGAGCCAGGCTCAGGTCCACCGTTAATTTTTATTACATTGCCCGCTGTATTTGGTGCAATGCCAGCAGGAACTTTTTTTGGTCTTCTGTTTTTTGTATTGCTAACTATCGCCGCAGTGACTTCCGCTATATCACTTTTAGAGGTAGTAGTAGCATACTTTATCGATGAACTAAAGTGGGATAGAAAAAAAGCTTCTCTTTTGGCAGGGTTAGCAATATTTATACTAGGAATTCCATCATCTTTGTCTATGGGTGTAATGAGTGACAATTTAATTTTTGGCATGCCGTTTTTAGACTTTATGGATTATTTTGCATCTAACGTTCTGTTGACCTTAGGGGGACTATTCACCGCTATCGTTATAGGATGGGTGTGGAAGACAAGTAACGCTATTTCAGAGATTGAGAAATCTGGTGACAAATTTTTACTGGCAACTCCTTGGGCATTTTTGATAAAATGGATAATGCCAGTAGTTTTATTGGTAATCATTGTTAATGGTTTGTTTTTCTAA
- a CDS encoding YlbF family regulator, translated as MNVYDYAHKLVKAFKESDDYQQYKEVSEKIKSDSSSVKMLKDFRKKNFELQKLQMQGKEPSQEQMEQIQKLFETISLNKDIETFLMLEQRIGQTMSDIQKIIGDGIKLEFNPLEEEDASSQ; from the coding sequence ATGAATGTATATGATTATGCTCATAAACTAGTTAAGGCTTTTAAAGAAAGTGACGATTATCAGCAGTACAAAGAAGTTTCTGAAAAGATTAAATCTGATTCTAGCAGTGTAAAAATGCTTAAAGATTTTAGAAAAAAGAATTTTGAATTGCAAAAGTTACAGATGCAGGGAAAAGAACCTTCACAAGAACAGATGGAACAAATTCAAAAGTTATTTGAAACCATCAGCTTAAACAAAGACATAGAAACATTTTTGATGTTAGAGCAACGTATTGGTCAAACGATGTCAGATATACAAAAAATCATAGGTGATGGAATAAAACTTGAGTTTAATCCTTTGGAAGAGGAAGATGCAAGTAGTCAATAG